GGCCTGGAGCCATTCACCTATCTGCGGCATCTGTTCGAGAAGATACCGGCGGCGCAGACCGTAGCGGATTTCGAGGCGCTGCTGCCCTGGAGCCTCAATCCCGACATGACCCCGAAGGCCAAGCCTACCCTCTGACGCGGTTTACTGGACGCTTACTGAACATCCAACCCTTGAGCGTCGGCATACGCCTTCAACGTTCCGCCCGTCCGCTCGCTGGCGCGAACGTGCTCAAGCCAATACCGCTGCCGCTCCGTCAACTCTGTCGCCATGGCTTCCTCCGTTATGCATCCTGGAAGGCATAGCGTGACGGATCATTCCAGACAGGGGAACCCTGCGGTTTACGTGGCGCTTACCGTACTTTGCCAAGGACACGCTGCAAAATACGCGTTCATGAAGGCGTGGCGAGCCCGCTATTCAGTTGAGACGATGAGCCGAGTATTTAGCGTCTCCAGAAGCGGTTATTACGATTGGCTCAACAGGCCGCCATCGGCCAGAGATATTGAGGATGAGCGCCTGAAAGTCGCCATCCAGGCTGCGCATAAGCGCACCCGTGAGACCTATGGCGCTCGCAGGCTTCAGAAAGAGTTGGCTGACGAAGGGTTTGATGCAGGGCGGGATCGTATCGTGCGCTTACGCCAGGAGTTGGGCTTACGTTGCAGACAAAAGCGCAAGTTCAAGGCGACCACGGATTCCAATCACACTTTGCCTGTAGCAGAAAATCTGCTTGGTCAGGAGTTTACACCAATAGCGCCCAACCAGATCTGGGTGACCGACATCACGTATGTTGCGACCTTGGAAGGATGGCTCTATCTAGCTGGCGTAAAAGATGTTTTTTCCTGTGAGATTGTTGGATACGCCATGGGAGAGCGGATGACTCAGGCGCTTACGGGAGCGGCTTTGTTTCGCGCTGTTCAGCAGAAACGGCCGCCTCCAGGACTGATCCACCATTCAGATCGTGGCAGCCAGTATTGCGCCCACAATTACCAAGCGATTTTGAAGCAGTTTGGAATGCAGGCCTCAATGTCTCGTAAGGGCAATTGTTACGATAACGCCCCAATGGAGAGCTTCTGGGGCAGCCTGAAGAATGAGTTGGTCCACCATCAGAAATTCACCACGCGTGAGGAGGCGAAGGCGGCGATCCAGGAGTACATCGAGATTTTCTACAACCGGCAGCGCCGTCACTCCCGGCTGGGGTATTTGTCGCCAGCCGTATTTGCCCAGCAGTTTATGAAAACAGCCTGAAATCGATGGTACGGGAGTGTCCACTATTGCCAGGACACCTCATAGATATTCGGAGACTGCGGTCCGCCCAATACTCGCGCTCTCGGCTATGCGCCGATTGCTCAAGCGGGATTCCCATTTCAGTCGCAGGATTTCCTTGATCTTGCGCATGGATAACCTCTTGTTGGGCATCTCCAGCCTCCCTCATGAAATGATGAGAAAGAATTGGAGTATGCCGGGTTATCCGCGTTTTGATCGTAAGCGCCACGTAA
This genomic interval from Magnetofaba australis IT-1 contains the following:
- a CDS encoding transposase domain-containing protein, producing the protein MEPFTYLRHLFEKIPAAQTVADFEALLPWSLNPDMTPKAKPTL